In Urechidicola croceus, a single window of DNA contains:
- a CDS encoding LytR/AlgR family response regulator transcription factor, with protein MKCLIVDDDPLICDLLFFFCEKIQEITSVTKTESGFEAVNLISETNYDIIFLDFNLPDITGKELLNIISQSTAVVMVTSHKEFALDSYNYNQIVDYLVKPIDFSLFFRGFQKAKSFNENNKQTSSAKIFIKDSNKFVHIDLTEVHFFKSEGNYISVVFENKKILTLMSMKDLELKLPQQFQRVHRSYIINLNAIDVIDSNSIKIGQNEIPISQSYEKVLHQKIHFLN; from the coding sequence ATGAAATGCCTTATTGTTGATGATGATCCTTTAATTTGTGATTTGCTATTCTTTTTTTGCGAAAAGATTCAAGAAATCACTTCAGTAACTAAAACAGAATCTGGTTTTGAAGCAGTGAATTTAATATCAGAAACTAATTATGATATTATTTTTTTAGACTTTAATCTACCTGATATAACAGGAAAAGAATTATTGAACATAATTAGTCAAAGTACAGCAGTTGTTATGGTAACTTCTCACAAAGAATTTGCTTTAGATTCTTACAATTACAATCAAATTGTTGATTATTTAGTAAAACCGATAGATTTTTCACTTTTTTTTAGAGGGTTTCAAAAAGCCAAAAGTTTCAATGAAAATAATAAGCAAACAAGTAGTGCTAAAATTTTTATAAAGGATAGTAATAAATTTGTTCATATAGATTTAACTGAAGTTCATTTTTTTAAATCTGAAGGAAATTATATTTCTGTAGTCTTTGAAAATAAAAAGATTCTTACACTTATGTCAATGAAAGATCTAGAGCTAAAATTACCTCAACAGTTCCAAAGAGTTCATAGATCATATATTATTAATTTAAATGCGATTGATGTTATTGATAGTAATAGTATTAAAATAGGTCAAAATGAAATTCCTATTAGTCAAAGTTATGAAAAGGTGCTCCATCAAAAAATTCACTTTTTAAATTAA
- a CDS encoding exonuclease domain-containing protein, translated as MYSIIDIETTGGTKITEISIFIFDGNKVIDEYTTLVNPECLIPAFITNLTGITNAMVGNAPKFYEIAKKVYEMTEYNIFVAHNVNFDYNIIQKEFKSLGLDFKRKKLCTIRLSRKLIPGLKSYSLGSLCSTQGINIVDRHRAKGDAEATVILFEKLLKLDTNGVFDTFLNPRSREATLPPLLPKKNFDELSEKEGVYYFKNSKQEVIYVGKANNIKQRVLSHFYDKAKKEITMCMETSDISFEETGNELLALLLESSEIKRLYPKYNRAQRRSNESIGLFTYIDRSGIKHLAYNRLKLVPNPLIKFYNTTECRNFIEKLCEEYELCPKYCHLQTNVSNCFHYQIKQCKGVCRDEESIDDYNLRVQEAIDSVTFQTENFIIKEKGRNKKEYSFVLVHNGIYKGFGYLNHEVKVDSINDYLQNLNQQKDNRDVNRILNYYLKNNEDNLYPLNHKMIDLDFNNYFLPNEMLF; from the coding sequence ATGTATTCAATTATTGACATAGAGACAACTGGAGGTACTAAAATCACTGAAATTTCAATTTTTATTTTTGATGGTAATAAAGTAATTGATGAATATACAACACTTGTAAATCCAGAGTGTTTAATTCCTGCATTTATAACTAATTTGACAGGTATTACAAACGCAATGGTAGGCAATGCACCAAAGTTTTATGAAATTGCCAAGAAGGTTTATGAAATGACCGAATACAATATATTTGTAGCACACAATGTCAATTTTGATTATAACATTATTCAAAAAGAATTCAAGTCTTTAGGATTAGATTTTAAGCGTAAAAAATTGTGTACAATTCGTTTATCTAGAAAGTTAATTCCAGGGTTGAAATCTTATAGTTTAGGTTCTCTATGTTCAACTCAAGGAATTAATATCGTTGATAGGCATAGAGCCAAAGGTGATGCTGAAGCAACTGTAATATTATTTGAAAAGTTGCTAAAATTAGATACAAATGGTGTGTTTGATACATTTTTAAATCCTCGTTCACGTGAAGCGACACTTCCGCCTTTATTACCAAAGAAAAATTTTGATGAACTATCAGAAAAAGAAGGAGTTTATTATTTTAAAAATAGTAAGCAAGAAGTAATCTATGTCGGAAAAGCTAATAATATTAAACAGAGGGTTTTAAGTCATTTTTATGATAAGGCTAAAAAGGAAATTACAATGTGTATGGAAACTTCTGATATTAGTTTTGAAGAGACTGGAAATGAGTTACTTGCTTTATTGTTAGAATCTTCAGAAATAAAAAGGCTTTATCCTAAATATAATAGAGCGCAACGTAGATCAAATGAAAGTATAGGCCTATTTACATACATTGATAGATCTGGAATCAAACATTTAGCATATAATAGATTAAAATTAGTTCCAAACCCCTTAATTAAATTTTACAACACAACTGAATGTAGAAATTTTATTGAGAAGTTATGTGAGGAGTACGAATTATGTCCTAAATATTGCCATTTACAAACAAACGTATCAAATTGTTTTCATTACCAAATAAAGCAGTGTAAAGGTGTGTGTAGGGATGAGGAAAGTATTGATGATTATAATCTTCGAGTACAAGAAGCGATTGATTCAGTAACGTTTCAAACTGAAAATTTTATAATTAAAGAAAAAGGAAGAAATAAAAAGGAATATTCATTTGTGCTAGTTCATAATGGAATTTATAAAGGTTTTGGTTATTTAAATCATGAAGTTAAGGTTGATTCAATTAATGATTATCTCCAAAATTTGAATCAGCAAAAAGATAATAGAGATGTTAATCGTATTTTAAATTATTATTTAAAAAACAATGAGGATAATTTGTATCCTTTAAATCATAAAATGATTGATTTAGATTTCAATAACTATTTTCTTCCAAATGAAATGTTGTTCTAA
- a CDS encoding vWA domain-containing protein, producing the protein MNKKRSRTGFKFSSYEDEVKSPFDKLFDIFKELITHTSGDFDEAMDWLKSLDKEYKLTDENYTLDDFVEDLKKKGYIREEIKPDGTSNSNITAKTERAIRKNALNQIFGKIKKNGSGNHKSKFSGIGDEQTGDLRNFQFGDGLDNISITESLKNAQINHGYDNFKLTENDLIVEDTHHKAQMSTVLMIDISHSMILYGEDRITPAKKVAMALAELITTRYPKDTLDILVFGNDAWTIKVKDLPYLQVGPYHTNTVAGLELAMDLLRRKRNTNKNIFMITDGKPSCLRLPDGSYYKNSNGLDRHIVEKCYNMAAQARKLHIPITTFMIAQDPYLQSFVEKFTESNRGKAFYTGLQGLGEMIFHDYESNRKKRIR; encoded by the coding sequence ATGAATAAAAAACGTAGTAGAACTGGCTTCAAATTTAGTTCGTACGAAGATGAAGTTAAGAGTCCGTTTGATAAGTTATTTGATATTTTTAAGGAATTAATTACGCATACTTCAGGTGACTTTGATGAGGCTATGGATTGGCTTAAATCATTAGACAAAGAATATAAACTTACAGACGAGAATTATACTTTAGATGATTTTGTAGAAGATTTAAAGAAAAAAGGATACATCCGAGAAGAAATAAAACCAGATGGCACTTCAAATTCCAATATAACTGCCAAAACAGAAAGAGCAATTCGAAAAAATGCCCTAAATCAAATATTTGGTAAAATAAAGAAAAATGGTTCGGGAAATCATAAATCTAAATTTAGTGGAATAGGAGATGAGCAAACTGGGGATTTGAGGAATTTTCAATTTGGAGATGGGCTAGATAATATTTCAATTACCGAAAGCCTTAAAAATGCTCAAATAAATCATGGTTATGATAATTTTAAATTAACAGAAAATGATTTAATTGTTGAAGACACACATCATAAGGCTCAAATGAGTACTGTTTTGATGATAGATATTAGCCACAGTATGATATTGTATGGTGAAGACCGCATCACTCCGGCTAAAAAAGTAGCCATGGCATTAGCAGAACTAATTACGACTAGATATCCAAAAGATACTTTAGATATTTTGGTGTTTGGTAACGATGCATGGACTATTAAAGTTAAAGATTTACCTTATTTACAAGTTGGCCCTTATCACACAAATACAGTTGCAGGTTTAGAATTGGCAATGGATTTACTTAGACGTAAAAGAAATACCAATAAAAATATATTTATGATAACCGATGGTAAACCGAGTTGCTTGCGTTTACCAGATGGTAGTTATTATAAAAACAGTAACGGATTGGATAGACATATTGTTGAAAAGTGTTACAATATGGCTGCACAAGCACGAAAATTACACATTCCAATAACAACGTTTATGATTGCACAAGACCCTTATTTGCAGTCATTTGTTGAGAAATTTACAGAATCAAATAGAGGAAAGGCTTTTTATACTGGCTTACAGGGTTTAGGTGAAATGATATTTCACGATTATGAAAGTAATAGAAAAAAACGCATTCGATAA
- a CDS encoding LytTR family transcriptional regulator DNA-binding domain-containing protein, with product MTQQFQRVHRSYIINVEKIDTIESSGILIGSDYVPISQSYEKFSIRN from the coding sequence ATTACCCAACAGTTTCAAAGAGTTCATAGGTCTTATATTATCAATGTAGAAAAAATTGATACTATAGAAAGTAGCGGTATTCTAATAGGTAGCGATTATGTACCTATAAGTCAGAGCTATGAGAAATTCTCCATTAGAAATTAA
- a CDS encoding vanadium-dependent haloperoxidase, with translation MKTQKIWLVLALLTLTITYSFSVKKFSELEVKNIKVDPQATGADNVAYQWAYLALEGTANDTDKFKPRPTITSRFLGLIFTSIFDSWSRYDAKASTVYLNNVDRRPLDERTIKNKEIAISYAAYRTLNEYYYSDSLLFRNKMIELGLDPDNTSLDPTTPEGIGNLAAKAVIEARKTDGSNQYGEVEGSNGIPYFDYTMYQPVNDVDLNNDPNRWQPKYFSDGKGGTFAPSCLTPYWQKVEPLLLKSSDQFRPGPPPMIGSEQLKKEVKEVIDLQANLTPENKALVEFMRDGPKSVQQAGHWLKLSQDVSIRDQHTLDEDVKMYFLVESVAMDGFIACWDSKMFYDYARPFALVHEYYQDQIITAWGGPGKGMIQMNGQEWRPYSPDTFLCPPFPSYVSGHSTISGGCAEALRLFKGSDEFGVEVELIPGILTDPDNLDDPVIIKFPTFTEAAEMAGISRVMGGYHIQADNLEGLELGRNVARYNFMKFKELLGEEI, from the coding sequence ATGAAAACCCAAAAAATATGGCTTGTACTAGCCCTTTTAACCTTAACTATCACTTATAGTTTTTCTGTAAAAAAATTTAGTGAACTTGAAGTTAAAAACATCAAAGTAGACCCTCAAGCAACTGGCGCTGATAATGTTGCGTACCAATGGGCATATCTAGCTCTTGAAGGTACAGCAAATGATACTGATAAATTTAAACCTAGACCTACAATAACGTCGCGTTTTTTAGGACTTATTTTTACATCAATATTTGATTCTTGGTCACGATATGATGCAAAAGCATCAACAGTTTACTTGAATAATGTAGATCGAAGACCACTTGATGAAAGAACAATTAAAAACAAAGAAATTGCTATAAGTTATGCAGCCTACAGAACTTTGAATGAGTATTATTATTCTGATAGTTTATTGTTTAGAAATAAAATGATTGAACTTGGGCTTGACCCAGATAATACTTCACTTGATCCAACGACTCCTGAAGGCATAGGAAATTTAGCTGCAAAAGCGGTGATTGAGGCTCGAAAAACTGATGGCTCTAATCAATATGGAGAAGTTGAAGGTTCAAATGGCATTCCATATTTTGACTATACAATGTATCAACCTGTTAATGATGTCGATTTAAATAATGACCCTAATAGATGGCAACCAAAATATTTTTCTGATGGCAAAGGAGGTACCTTCGCTCCTAGTTGCCTTACTCCTTATTGGCAAAAAGTTGAACCATTACTATTAAAATCATCTGACCAATTTAGACCAGGTCCACCTCCAATGATTGGTTCAGAACAACTTAAAAAGGAAGTAAAAGAAGTTATAGACTTACAAGCCAATTTAACACCAGAAAATAAGGCTCTAGTAGAATTTATGAGGGATGGGCCAAAATCTGTTCAACAAGCAGGACATTGGTTAAAATTATCACAAGATGTATCAATAAGAGATCAACACACTCTTGATGAAGATGTTAAAATGTATTTTTTAGTTGAATCAGTTGCTATGGATGGTTTTATTGCATGTTGGGATTCGAAAATGTTTTATGATTATGCGCGACCATTTGCACTTGTACATGAGTATTATCAAGATCAAATAATTACTGCTTGGGGAGGTCCAGGTAAAGGTATGATCCAAATGAATGGACAAGAGTGGAGACCATATTCACCAGATACTTTCCTTTGCCCTCCATTTCCAAGTTATGTTTCTGGTCACAGCACAATAAGCGGTGGTTGTGCTGAAGCATTAAGATTATTTAAAGGAAGTGACGAGTTTGGTGTTGAAGTTGAATTAATTCCTGGTATACTAACTGATCCTGATAACTTAGATGATCCTGTCATTATAAAATTTCCAACTTTTACTGAGGCTGCTGAAATGGCTGGAATTTCAAGAGTTATGGGAGGTTATCATATACAAGCAGATAATTTGGAAGGCTTAGAATTAGGTAGAAATGTTGCTCGGTACAATTTTATGAAATTCAAAGAATTGTTAGGTGAAGAGATTTAA
- a CDS encoding AAA family ATPase yields MDTTIKTLAELKEAGYVSKSIKTELRENLIKNIKNGKPSFVGIHGYENTVIPQLERAILSKHNINLLGLRGQAKTRLARLMVQLLDEYMPAIDGSEINDDPLNPISVFGKEKIAELGDKTPIKWIHRDYRFFEKLATPDVTISDLIGDIDPIKAANLKLSYADERVIHYGMIPRANRSIFVINELPDLQARIQVALFNILEEGDIQIRGFQLRLPLDLQFVFTANPEDYTNRGSIVTPLKDRIGSQILTHYPENIEIAKTITAQEAKLQHDRVCKIHVPQLAKDLVEQIGFEARASEYVDSKSGISARMSITAYENLLSTAEHRCITSGSNETTIRFIDILGMIPSITGKVELVYEGEQEGAAFVAEKLIGSAAKTLFDNYFPEIKKLKRDSEKDAYDDILNWFFEESSFELMDDGSEIEYANALNKITPLENLINDYVPKTSKNDKLFMKEFVLWALVEYKKLNKQRISKGFEFKDLYGAFLSDL; encoded by the coding sequence ATGGATACAACTATAAAAACATTAGCAGAATTAAAAGAAGCAGGGTATGTTTCTAAAAGTATTAAAACAGAATTAAGAGAAAATTTAATAAAAAATATAAAAAATGGAAAGCCATCATTTGTTGGAATTCATGGGTATGAAAATACTGTAATTCCACAATTAGAGCGAGCAATTCTTTCAAAACATAACATTAATTTATTAGGATTAAGAGGTCAGGCTAAAACTCGATTAGCACGTTTAATGGTTCAATTGTTAGATGAATATATGCCAGCGATTGATGGTTCTGAAATAAATGATGATCCATTAAATCCGATTAGTGTTTTTGGTAAAGAAAAAATAGCTGAATTAGGAGATAAAACACCAATTAAATGGATTCATAGAGACTACCGTTTCTTTGAGAAATTAGCAACTCCTGATGTAACTATTTCTGATTTAATTGGAGATATAGACCCTATCAAAGCAGCAAATCTTAAATTGAGTTATGCCGATGAGCGCGTAATTCATTATGGTATGATTCCTCGTGCTAATAGAAGTATTTTTGTGATTAATGAATTGCCAGATTTACAAGCACGAATTCAGGTAGCATTGTTCAATATTTTGGAAGAGGGAGATATTCAAATTAGGGGTTTTCAATTAAGATTACCATTAGATTTACAATTTGTTTTTACTGCCAATCCTGAGGATTATACGAATAGAGGAAGTATTGTAACTCCTTTAAAAGATAGAATAGGATCTCAAATACTAACACATTATCCTGAAAATATTGAAATTGCTAAAACTATTACTGCACAAGAAGCAAAATTACAACATGATAGAGTTTGTAAAATTCATGTACCTCAATTGGCGAAGGATTTAGTAGAACAAATTGGTTTTGAAGCAAGAGCTAGTGAGTATGTAGATAGTAAAAGTGGAATTAGTGCTCGTATGAGTATTACCGCTTATGAAAATTTATTGAGTACTGCTGAACATAGGTGTATTACTTCTGGTTCTAACGAAACAACAATTCGATTTATTGATATTTTAGGAATGATTCCTTCAATCACAGGAAAAGTAGAGTTAGTATATGAAGGTGAGCAAGAAGGAGCAGCATTTGTTGCCGAAAAATTAATAGGTTCTGCTGCCAAAACTTTATTTGACAATTATTTCCCAGAAATCAAAAAATTAAAACGTGATTCAGAAAAGGATGCTTATGATGATATTTTAAATTGGTTTTTTGAAGAGAGTTCATTTGAATTAATGGATGATGGAAGCGAAATTGAATATGCTAATGCTTTAAATAAAATTACTCCATTAGAAAATTTAATCAATGACTATGTTCCTAAAACTTCTAAAAATGATAAATTATTTATGAAAGAGTTTGTTCTTTGGGCTTTGGTAGAATATAAAAAATTGAATAAACAACGAATTTCTAAAGGTTTTGAGTTTAAAGATTTATATGGAGCATTTTTATCCGATTTATAA
- a CDS encoding XRE family transcriptional regulator, giving the protein MNFLSKNIKHIRTIKGLTQEQYAIDLNVSRSRISSYEENRAVPPIDFLIDLSEYFKIPIDVLIKNDLSKSKEESFIEIGNSRVLFPITVDEDNEDLIEIVPVEASAGYLRGYADPEYIEHLNKIKLPFLPTGTHRAFPIKGDSMLPVKSGSYVVAKFVEDVRDVKNGCTYIVLTANDGIVYKRVYDKIEEHKTLLLASDNKKYDPYHVPIDEILELWEFTCVINTQEYDEQELKISSIANMLNQLGVELKSLEKLMS; this is encoded by the coding sequence ATGAATTTTTTATCAAAAAACATTAAACATATTCGAACAATTAAAGGGTTAACTCAAGAACAATATGCCATTGATTTGAATGTATCTCGTTCAAGAATAAGTTCTTATGAAGAAAATAGAGCAGTGCCACCAATTGATTTTTTAATTGATTTATCAGAATATTTTAAAATTCCGATTGATGTTCTGATAAAAAATGATTTATCAAAATCGAAAGAAGAATCCTTTATTGAAATTGGCAATAGCAGAGTTTTATTTCCAATTACAGTTGATGAAGACAATGAAGATTTAATTGAAATTGTTCCAGTAGAAGCATCTGCAGGTTATTTAAGAGGTTATGCTGACCCTGAGTATATTGAGCATTTAAATAAAATAAAACTCCCATTTTTGCCAACAGGTACACACAGAGCATTTCCTATTAAAGGTGATTCAATGTTACCAGTCAAAAGTGGTTCTTATGTGGTAGCAAAATTTGTAGAAGACGTACGAGATGTAAAAAATGGATGTACTTATATTGTTTTAACAGCCAATGATGGTATCGTATATAAGCGTGTATATGATAAAATAGAAGAGCATAAAACATTGTTATTGGCTTCTGATAATAAAAAGTATGACCCTTACCATGTTCCCATTGATGAAATATTAGAACTTTGGGAATTTACTTGTGTTATAAATACTCAAGAATATGATGAACAGGAGTTAAAAATAAGCAGTATTGCCAATATGTTAAATCAATTGGGAGTAGAATTAAAATCATTAGAAAAATTAATGAGTTAA
- a CDS encoding 3-ketoacyl-ACP reductase produces MESLKGKNALITGAGKGIGRAMAIALAHEGVNVALLSRTESDLKEVSQEIESLGVQSYIVTADVSSMNEVNKAAEKIYKRFDTIDILINNAGIGKFANFMDLEPKDWEEVIQVNLMGTYYVTRAFLPQMIERKSGDIINISSTAGLKGNAMTSAYSASKFGVLGLTESLMQEVRKHNIRVTALTPSTIATDLAIKLKLTDGNPDKVMQSEDFAELVIAQLKLNRRVFIKESSIWSTNP; encoded by the coding sequence ATGGAATCATTAAAAGGAAAAAATGCACTAATTACTGGTGCAGGTAAAGGAATAGGTAGAGCAATGGCAATAGCTCTTGCACATGAAGGAGTAAATGTTGCTCTACTTTCGAGAACAGAAAGTGATTTAAAAGAAGTTTCTCAGGAAATAGAATCTCTAGGTGTCCAATCATATATAGTAACAGCAGATGTCTCCTCTATGAATGAAGTTAATAAAGCTGCTGAAAAAATTTATAAGAGATTTGATACAATTGATATATTAATAAATAATGCTGGAATAGGTAAGTTTGCTAACTTCATGGACTTAGAGCCTAAAGATTGGGAAGAAGTTATACAAGTTAACTTGATGGGAACTTATTATGTTACTAGAGCATTTTTACCACAAATGATTGAAAGAAAATCTGGTGATATAATCAATATTTCTTCAACTGCTGGATTAAAAGGAAATGCGATGACTAGTGCTTATAGCGCTTCAAAATTTGGTGTTTTAGGACTTACAGAATCATTAATGCAAGAGGTGCGCAAACATAATATTCGTGTAACAGCTTTAACTCCAAGTACTATAGCAACAGATTTGGCTATAAAATTAAAATTGACTGATGGAAACCCAGACAAAGTGATGCAATCAGAAGATTTTGCAGAATTGGTAATTGCTCAATTAAAATTGAATAGACGAGTTTTTATTAAAGAATCTAGTATTTGGTCTACGAATCCATAG
- a CDS encoding ATP-binding response regulator gives MNFRHSIVTRFALFFTGLIVFSILLSGFLIFKNASTVITNYSKERLLHTSELAEKSFQAQLTEVSNDILLIANSPTLKNFIDIDSKDTRQYLEDFFKITLENKHSYFQLRLLDIENNGQEIIRLDKKGQKVFKSEDLQEKGNRDYFKEASTLPKNEVYFSKINLNEEYGVISIPETPTLRVATPVFDKNYVKIGILIINVDLKSLYQSLGNILSDGLQLYLIDENGQYLYAQDQDIRFGSQLKTNQNFYTNYKTDLENISSNTTHFIKLNDNVSSNNYLSFTKKLTYFNDTRNMFLVSMIEQNKLLQSAQQVGVNSFKTMLVICLFCILVSYFFTNYFSKQIKQITKAISIYEDNNSKDLKLPTHRKDEIGTLAKTFTKMKSRIDKNVDELNIAFQKEQHAKQQRDKFLQNMSHEMRTPLNAITGLTQLLSKNSPLPNQIPIINSLERSAQSLSGLVYDVLDHQNLVEGKVKILNKPTNIALLLKGIHATYQFEAIQKGLKFNLDIDENLKNSEYLMDELRLSQIVINLIVNAIKFTDNGTVQVKASVIKAQGIIENLEIKVIDSGIGILPENLDKINERFFQEKVDITGRYGGYGLGLSIVKQLTLLFNGSLNAQSTKGKGSTFTVLIPLIKDVSTKEIKIKDSNKYILPKLNNTYTVLHIEDDLPTVDLIKHLLNFDCIHLIQISKFKELQNKIETLTPDLLISDLLLDNNNLSSSLSNWITTKKITCPLVLISGMEKEIMNEISPIYLQKPFDINVLRDLVFKILGANEYQAPDFKNIYKNYDNDSKKITKVLSLIENEFTIYNDRIKKTSVSKNQQEWEDIIHKLINHIHNLNLNSLKKVLPNEIKNISEAQIKSIQTIFNYYGCCIRTEKNLLNSSMDS, from the coding sequence ATGAATTTTAGGCATTCTATTGTAACACGTTTCGCGTTATTTTTTACCGGACTTATTGTTTTTTCAATTCTTTTATCTGGTTTTTTAATTTTTAAAAATGCTTCAACAGTTATAACTAATTACTCTAAAGAAAGATTACTACATACTTCAGAACTAGCAGAAAAATCATTTCAAGCACAATTAACTGAAGTTTCTAATGATATATTACTAATAGCAAATAGTCCAACACTTAAAAACTTCATTGATATTGATTCAAAAGATACTAGACAATATTTAGAAGACTTTTTTAAAATTACTCTTGAGAATAAGCATTCTTATTTTCAGTTAAGACTATTAGATATTGAAAATAATGGACAAGAAATTATTCGATTAGATAAAAAAGGTCAAAAAGTTTTTAAATCTGAAGATCTACAAGAGAAAGGAAATCGAGACTACTTTAAAGAGGCTAGTACTTTGCCAAAAAATGAAGTTTATTTTTCCAAAATTAATCTAAATGAAGAATATGGAGTTATAAGTATTCCTGAAACACCTACTCTTAGAGTTGCAACACCGGTTTTCGATAAAAATTATGTTAAAATTGGTATTTTAATAATCAATGTCGATTTAAAATCTCTATATCAATCTTTAGGAAATATTTTAAGTGATGGTCTCCAACTTTATCTTATTGATGAAAATGGTCAATATTTATATGCACAAGATCAAGATATTCGCTTTGGTTCTCAATTAAAAACAAATCAAAATTTTTATACCAATTATAAAACAGATTTAGAAAATATAAGTTCCAACACAACCCATTTTATTAAATTAAATGACAATGTATCTTCAAATAATTATTTGAGTTTTACTAAAAAGTTGACCTATTTTAATGATACTCGTAACATGTTTTTAGTTTCAATGATTGAACAAAATAAACTACTTCAAAGTGCTCAACAAGTGGGTGTTAACAGTTTTAAAACTATGTTGGTAATTTGTCTTTTCTGTATTTTAGTTTCCTATTTTTTTACAAATTATTTTTCAAAGCAAATAAAACAAATAACAAAAGCAATTAGTATTTATGAAGACAATAATTCAAAGGATTTAAAACTTCCTACACATAGAAAGGATGAAATTGGAACGTTGGCAAAAACGTTTACAAAAATGAAAAGTAGAATTGATAAAAATGTAGACGAATTAAATATCGCTTTTCAAAAAGAACAACATGCTAAACAACAACGTGATAAGTTTTTGCAAAATATGAGTCATGAAATGAGAACTCCTCTTAACGCTATAACTGGTTTGACTCAACTACTTTCTAAAAATTCACCTTTACCAAATCAAATACCAATAATTAATTCACTCGAAAGAAGTGCACAAAGTTTATCTGGATTGGTATATGATGTTCTAGATCATCAAAATTTAGTTGAAGGGAAAGTAAAAATTTTAAACAAACCTACTAATATTGCTCTGCTCCTAAAAGGAATTCATGCTACTTATCAATTTGAAGCAATTCAAAAAGGATTGAAGTTTAATTTAGATATTGATGAAAATCTTAAAAATTCTGAGTATTTAATGGATGAATTAAGATTATCTCAAATTGTTATTAATCTAATTGTAAATGCAATAAAATTTACTGATAATGGAACTGTTCAGGTAAAGGCTTCAGTAATTAAAGCACAAGGAATAATTGAGAATTTAGAAATTAAAGTTATTGATTCTGGTATTGGAATTTTACCAGAAAATCTAGATAAGATTAATGAACGCTTTTTTCAAGAAAAAGTAGATATAACAGGTAGATATGGTGGTTATGGATTAGGATTGTCTATTGTAAAGCAACTCACATTACTGTTTAATGGTAGTTTAAATGCGCAGTCAACCAAAGGAAAAGGTTCTACTTTTACTGTTTTAATACCATTGATAAAAGACGTATCAACAAAAGAAATTAAAATTAAGGATTCTAATAAGTATATTTTACCCAAATTAAATAATACTTATACAGTACTACATATTGAAGATGATTTACCAACAGTAGATTTAATAAAGCATCTATTAAATTTTGATTGTATTCATTTAATTCAAATATCAAAATTTAAGGAATTACAAAACAAAATTGAAACTTTAACTCCAGACCTATTAATAAGTGATTTACTACTTGATAATAATAATTTGAGTTCTAGTTTAAGTAATTGGATTACAACCAAGAAAATAACATGTCCTCTAGTTCTAATTTCTGGAATGGAAAAAGAAATAATGAATGAAATAAGTCCGATTTACCTCCAAAAACCATTTGACATTAATGTTTTAAGAGATTTAGTTTTTAAAATATTAGGAGCTAATGAATACCAAGCTCCAGATTTTAAGAACATATATAAAAATTATGATAACGATAGTAAGAAAATAACAAAAGTATTATCGCTAATTGAAAATGAATTTACCATTTACAATGATAGAATTAAAAAGACATCAGTTTCTAAAAATCAACAAGAATGGGAAGATATTATCCATAAACTAATTAATCATATTCATAATTTAAATTTGAATTCATTAAAAAAAGTACTGCCAAACGAAATTAAGAACATTAGTGAAGCGCAAATAAAAAGCATCCAAACAATATTTAATTATTATGGATGCTGTATAAGAACCGAAAAAAACCTTTTGAATTCTTCTATGGATTCGTAG